The Desulfovibrio sp. JC022 nucleotide sequence AGTTTGCGCTCCAAATACAAAAGAACCCTGCACAAAATTAATATCAGTTGCGACGACAGTCTGGTTCTGAATACCTATCCCGGTGCGTATATGCAGATCTTTTCAAACCTCATAATAAATTCGCTTATTCATGGGTTTGAAGGAGTCGAGGCCGGGAATATTGATATCGGGGTTGAGGTGGGGGATGAAGATATTATCATCCGTTATACTGATGATGGAAAGGGTATGAGCGAAGCAAATGTAAACAAAATTTTCGAACCCTTCTTTACTACCAAGCGCGGAGCGGGTGGAACCGGGCTGGGTATGAGTATTGTTTACAATCTGGTCCATACCCGTCTGGGTGGCTCAATTACCTGCTCCAGTGTGGAGGGGCAGGGTACGGCCTTCACTATACTCCTGCCCAAGGATATTCTTGTTGAAGACTGAAATTATTGATTTCCAAGCCCTTGACTGGGCGGTTTTAAATCATATCTTTTGAATACCGCATCGGTTTTGGTGCGGTGTTTTTTTATTAAGTCAAAAACAGGAGCTTTTAATATGACCAGTCAGATCAAGACTTTTTTCCTGCTTTCCGCGCTTACAGGTATAATTCTCTTTCTCGGGGGAATGCTGGGCGGAAAAACCGGGCTTATCATCGCCTTTGCACTGGCCATGTTCATGAACGTGGGCAGCTACTGGTATTCAGATAAAATTGTACTCAAAATGTATGATGCGCGACAGCTTTCCGCCAACGATGCTCCGCAGGTGCATGCCATGGTGCAGGAACTGGCTGCCAATGCCGGCATTCCTGCACCGCGTCTTTACGTGGTTGATCAGGATTCCCCCAATGCTTTTGCCACCGGGCGTAACCCGGAGAACGCCGTTGTCGCAGTCACCAGCGGAATCATGCGTATCCTGACTCCTGAAGAATTGCGCGGAGTTATTGCGCACGAGATCGGTCATATTGCCAACCGGGATATCCTTATCCAGTCTGTTGCGGCAGTACTTGCCGGGGCGATCATGATGATTGCCAACATGATGCAGTGGGCCGCAATTTTCGGCTTCGGCGGAGACGATGAAGAAGGCGGGACCAACCCGCTGGCTGCGATTATGATCGCAATTCT carries:
- the htpX gene encoding zinc metalloprotease HtpX; translated protein: MTSQIKTFFLLSALTGIILFLGGMLGGKTGLIIAFALAMFMNVGSYWYSDKIVLKMYDARQLSANDAPQVHAMVQELAANAGIPAPRLYVVDQDSPNAFATGRNPENAVVAVTSGIMRILTPEELRGVIAHEIGHIANRDILIQSVAAVLAGAIMMIANMMQWAAIFGFGGDDEEGGTNPLAAIMIAILAPIAASLIQMAISRSREYLADSTGAEISRDPKALASALYKLDATARNIPMDANPATENMFIVNPFSGGKMANWFSTHPSTEERISRLMSMAGK